The following are from one region of the Theropithecus gelada isolate Dixy chromosome 6, Tgel_1.0, whole genome shotgun sequence genome:
- the TNPO1 gene encoding transportin-1 isoform X6, whose translation MEYEWKPDEQGLQQILQLLKESQSPDTTIQRTVQQKLEQLNQYPDFNNYLIFVLTKLKSEDEPTRSLSGLILKNNVKAHFQNFPNGVTDFIKSECLNNIGDSSPLIRATVGILITTIASKGELQNWPDLLPKLCSLLDSEDYNTCEGAFGALQKICEDSAEILDSDVLDRPLNIMIPKFLQFFKHSSPKIRYLYCQY comes from the exons ATGGAGTATGAGTGGAAACCTGACGAGCAAGGGCTTCAGCAAATCTTGCAGCTGTTGAAGGAGTCCCAGTCCCCAGACACCACCATCCAGAGAACCGTGCAACAA AAACTGGAACAACTTAATCAATATCCAGACTTTAACAACTACTTGATTTTtgttcttacaaaattaaaatctgaAG ATGAACCCACAAGATCATTGAGTGGTCTCATCTTGAAGAATAATGTGAAAGCACACTTTCAGAACTTCCCAAATGGTGTAACAGACTTTATTAAAAGTGAATGTTTAAATAATATTGGTGACTCCTCTCCTCTGATTAGAGCCACTGTTG GTATTTTGATCACAACTATAGCCTCCAAGGGAGAATTGCAGAATTGGCCTGACCTCTTACCAAAACTCTGTAGCCTGTTGGATTCTGAAGATTACAATACTTGTGAG GGAGCATTTGGTGCCCTTCAGAAGATTTGTGAAGATTCTGCTGAGATTTTAGATAGTGATGTTTTAGATCGTCCTCTCAACATCATGATTCCCAAATTTTTACAGTTCTTCAAGCATAGTAGTCCAAAAATAAGGTACTTATATTGCCAGTACTAA
- the TNPO1 gene encoding transportin-1 isoform X5, protein MVWDRQTKMEYEWKPDEQGLQQILQLLKESQSPDTTIQRTVQQKLEQLNQYPDFNNYLIFVLTKLKSEDEPTRSLSGLILKNNVKAHFQNFPNGVTDFIKSECLNNIGDSSPLIRATVGILITTIASKGELQNWPDLLPKLCSLLDSEDYNTCEGAFGALQKICEDSAEILDSDVLDRPLNIMIPKFLQFFKHSSPKIRYLYCQY, encoded by the exons CAAACCAAGATGGAGTATGAGTGGAAACCTGACGAGCAAGGGCTTCAGCAAATCTTGCAGCTGTTGAAGGAGTCCCAGTCCCCAGACACCACCATCCAGAGAACCGTGCAACAA AAACTGGAACAACTTAATCAATATCCAGACTTTAACAACTACTTGATTTTtgttcttacaaaattaaaatctgaAG ATGAACCCACAAGATCATTGAGTGGTCTCATCTTGAAGAATAATGTGAAAGCACACTTTCAGAACTTCCCAAATGGTGTAACAGACTTTATTAAAAGTGAATGTTTAAATAATATTGGTGACTCCTCTCCTCTGATTAGAGCCACTGTTG GTATTTTGATCACAACTATAGCCTCCAAGGGAGAATTGCAGAATTGGCCTGACCTCTTACCAAAACTCTGTAGCCTGTTGGATTCTGAAGATTACAATACTTGTGAG GGAGCATTTGGTGCCCTTCAGAAGATTTGTGAAGATTCTGCTGAGATTTTAGATAGTGATGTTTTAGATCGTCCTCTCAACATCATGATTCCCAAATTTTTACAGTTCTTCAAGCATAGTAGTCCAAAAATAAGGTACTTATATTGCCAGTACTAA
- the LOC112625779 gene encoding developmental pluripotency-associated 5 protein-like, with product MGTLPARRNIPPWVKVPKDLKDPEVFQVQTRLLKAMFGPDGSRIPYIEQVSKAMLELKALESSDLTEVVVYSSYLYKLRTKWMLQSMAEWHRQRQERGMLKLAEAMTALELGPWMK from the coding sequence ATGGGAACTCTCCCGGCACGTAGAAATATCCCGCCGTGGGTGAAAGTTCCCAAAGACCTGAAAGATCCAGAGGTGTTCCAGGTCCAGACGCGGCTGCTGAAAGCCATGTTTGGCCCGGACGGATCTCGAATCCCTTACATCGAGCAAGTGAGCAAGGCCATGCTCGAGCTGAAGGCTCTGGAGTCTTCAGACCTCACCGAGGTCGTGGTTTACAGTTCCTATTTGTACAAGCTCCGGACCAAGTGGATGCTCCAGTCCATGGCTGAGTGGCACCGCCAGCGCCAAGAGCGAGGGATGCTCAAACTTGCGGAAGCCATGACTGCCCTCGAACTAGGCCCTTGGATGAAGTGA